GATGACATCTTTGGCAATGTTGACCGATTTGTTCATCCACTTTAGCCGATGCTGAAGTGATGTATTCCATGTGCCATTGTTTCCAGAATCCTTGCAGCATAGCTTGAGTCGGTTGATTGGTACATGTGATAGATCGCCTTCTGGTACTGTCGTGTATGGACGTGTGGTGCATGGGGGGGAATGAAATTCAGGCCTTCAGTACAATGTTGTTGTGTTCGTCTGACTTCAGAAGAGTTTGCATTTCGTTTAATGCCCTTTTTGCCCCGACGAAGTTTCGCCCGTTGTCGCTATACATTTGCGAGCATTTTCCGCGGCGAGAGATGAATCGTCTGATCTGTAGCCAATTCCAAATGCAAGGCAGAAGTGGCTAGGCATACGAATAGACAGATGTAACCCTTTTCCTTGCGTGGATTTTGTCCCTTGTGGACCTTGTGGGTGATTGTCCCGGCCTAGTCGCAGCCAGTGTTAGCAAACGGAAATGCCTGCCGAGCCCGGACAGACGGCAGATCTGACATGAATTGGTGAGATGTGTGTTGGCGTTGTCTAAAGCATTTTAGACAGTCAAGCGTGATCTTTCGAATGAGGTTGCGTGCGCCAAATACCCTGTAGCGTTGGCGTGCGATCACGAATAACGCCGATACGCCAGGATGTAAGTGAATCCGGTGCTCATGTTCCAGAATGAGCTTCTTTATGCGACGAGATTTGGGCAGAATTGTTGGATGCTGCACATCCGCTGGCAGTTCTGAGTTAGCTAAGCGGCCCACTCGCCGGAGTCCATGTTTGAATTTGTTGTCCCAAATCTTGATGGTTGAGGAGTCGTTTATAGTCAGCTTGGAATTCGTCTTGGGCATGGCGCAGGTACAGGATCTGTGCGTCATGGATTTCCTCAAATATCAGCGTAGCGGTGTTGGATTTTCTGCGATTGCGTCGGATGAACTTGAGAACGTAGGCGAGAATACGAAGTACCCTTGGCCACGAGGAGACACGGTCGATCAGTTGGCCCAATAGTGAGGTTTCAGTGTTGTATGTTCTCATTGTTGTGAATGCAGAACCTTTTACTTCCGCCTGGACTTGTTCATCTGAAACAAAACTAGAATGTGGAGTGCTAGGTGTTTTTACCCATTCAGCTTCGGTTGAGTATAGCCAGTGTGGCCCCTTCCACCATAGGCTGTAGTTTACTAAGTCAGCAGCTAGCATGCCCCTTGAAGCGCAGTCAGCAGGATTGTCATCTAATTTGACATGATGCCAGTGATCTCGTGGAATGATGCTGAGGATTTCGGCAGTGCGGTTTGCGACGAAAGTCTTCAGTTTGGCAGGTATGTGCGAGAGCCAAGCCAAAATAATGGTAGAGTCGCACCAGGCGTAAACAGTGACGTTGTAGTTTTTCAGTGCAGCTTTGACTGAGTTGATAAGTCGACTTAGTAGCAGTGCGCCGCACAATTCAAGGCGTGGAAGTGATTGTGTTTTGAGCGGTGCAACACGAGTCTTTGCAGCTATAAGAGTAACCTGTGTGTTACCATCAGGGAGAGCGACTCTACTgtaaacggcagcggcgtagGCTTTTATAGATGCGTCCGAGAAGGCGTGCAATTCAATTGTGTCAGTAGAGCTGCAAATGTAGCGTGGAACCTCAAGTTTATTGAGCGTGTTGATATCGTGCTTGCATTTGAAATACCAATCTTCCAGGCTGAGCGGTAGCGGGCTGTCCCAGTCTAAGTTGAGAACCCAAAGTTGTTGGAACAGGATTTTGAATTGTATAACCACTGGAGCCAGCAATCCAAGTGGGTCGAAAAGGCGAGACACATCTGATAAAACTTGCCGTTTTGTAATCTTTTCCTCGCTGGGCAAAGATACCTTGTATGGCAATGTGTCCGTGTGCGGTTGCCAATGAATTCCCAAAACCTTGTTCGTAGTTTCGAGTGGACTGTATGATGTGTTGTTTGTGATTGTTGTCTCAGGGTCGACAACGCGCTTGCTGTTGGAAATCCATTTTCCAAGTTCGAGTTGAGCACATGACATTAGTTGGGTTAGTTCTTGTTTGTATTGTAGAAGCTTCTCCTCGGTGTCATCTCCTGTTAAAACGTCATCAACGTAGAAATCCTCAAGAAGAATGCGCGCATCAGTTGGATACAAATGTTGGTAGTCTCTGGCCAGTTGCTCAAGAACCCGTACAGCCAGAAATGGTGCACATGCAGTGCCATAGGTTACAGTGCAGAGTTGGTAATGTAGAAGTGGAGCTGAAGGATGTTCTCTCCAAAGGATACGTTGATAGTTGCTGTGGTGCTTGTTGATCCAGATTTGCCTGAACATCTTGATAATTTCCGCAGAAAAAACGTATTTATGTACACGAAAGCGTGCGCATACATCAAACAGGTGTCGTTGAATGCTCGGCCCAACGTTCAGGGTGTCGTTTAAAGATTGACCAGACGAATCTTGGAATGAACCGTCAAACACTACTCGTAGTTTCTTTCCATGTGCAGGGTGATGTGGCATGTAGAATACCCTTCCATCGTCGGCATGTGGAATACCCTTCCATCGTTGAACCCTGAGAATTTCGTCAGGGTTCAATTGGCGCATGTGTTCTAGAGAAATATACTCTTGCATGAATTGTACATACCGTGAGTGCAGATCTATCTAGACGGCGCTCCACAGAAGCAAAGCGTTGGGTTGCTCCCTGCAGAGTGTCAGTGAATTGTGGATCTGCATCCTTGAATGGAAGCTCTACGGTGTATCTTCCCTTGGAGTCGCGTGAGTGCGTGGTTTGAAAATGCTCTTCAACCTTAACATTTTCAGGATCATGGTGAGTGGTGATTTGGGAGTcctcgatttcccaaaacctttgtagagTAGCATGGATATCGACTGTAGACAAAAATGACGTGGTGATTGATGGATTTTGATACGCAATCGATGTAATAACCCATCCAAACATTGTTGAAATAGCTATTATGTTGCCTTGCGCATCCAGCTTCCTGTTACCGGTTAAAATAGCCCATACAGGCGATGCCATGTTGAATTCAGTGTCTGCAATCGGAATCCCATTGAAGATCTCGAGCGCTGATGCATCGATGTTTTCCCTTGCCAGCGTAGATGTGATTTTTCCTAGAATATGAGCTTTTACCTGTAGCGAGTGATCAGAAACTCGAGACTTGATCGTGAGTGTGCTGAATCCCCTCGTGGTATCAGTCTTGATTGAAGAAATGCCGGAAATGAGAATCCGGCCAGGAACCCGACTAAGTTCCAGTGCCCTAATACAGCGTTCCGATACACATTATAACTCCGAGCCCGTGTCGAGTAGCACCCGGCagtttgtgtgtgtgccttGAGAGTTGCGGATGTGTACCAATGCAGTCGGAAATGTAAATGTTCGTCCTACTTACCCATGTGACAATAGGGTTGGCGTGAGTAGTGCCTGTGACATGTGACTCGCAGTCACCGATGTCGTGTCTGGATCCTTGCGATCGCTTGAAGACGTGGATGTGATTTGATCCTCGTTGGTCTGCATAGCATgcgtgtgtatgagtgtgtggtgTATGCTGCCACACTGCTGATAGTTGTACTTGAAGCTACAGT
Above is a window of Drosophila ananassae strain 14024-0371.13 unplaced genomic scaffold, ASM1763931v2 tig00000114, whole genome shotgun sequence DNA encoding:
- the LOC123258297 gene encoding uncharacterized protein LOC123258297, whose protein sequence is MFRQIWINKHHSNYQRILWREHPSAPLLHYQLCTVTYGTACAPFLAVRVLEQLARDYQHLYPTDARILLEDFYVDDVLTGDDTEEKLLQYKQELTQLMSCAQLELGKWISNSKRVVDPETTITNNTSYSPLETTNKVLGIHWQPHTDTLPYKVSLPSEEKITKRQVLSDVSRLFDPLGLLAPVVIQFKILFQQLWVLNLDWDSPLPLSLEDWYFKCKHDINTLNKLEVPRYICSSTDTIELHAFSDASIKAYAAAVYSRVALPDGNTQVTLIAAKTRVAPLKTQSLPRLELCGALLLSRLINSVKAALKNYNVTVYAWCDSTIILAWLSHIPAKLKTFVANRTAEILSIIPRDHWHHVKLDDNPADCASRGMLAADLVNYSLWWKGPHWLYSTEAEWVKTPSTPHSSFVSDEQVQAEVKGSAFTTMRTYNTETSLLGQLIDRVSSWPRVLRILAYVLKFIRRNRRKSNTATLIFEEIHDAQILYLRHAQDEFQADYKRLLNHQDLGQQIQTWTPASGPLS